The sequence AAGATATTGATACAGGTATGTAATATGGATGGCTCATTTCATACGTAATCATAAAAACCGGAAAAATCCTGATTTCTATCCATTTATGGTCTGTAATTTATTTTGCATCACACCATTGGTCGTACATTATCGAGAATGTTCTTCGTAGAAGTGATGATTTCTGCCCTGATTCAATATTTCGTAGTAATCTATTAATTTTATTATTTTTATTTTCGTTAAAGTAAATTAAAAATATTTATTAACTTATGATCGAAGATCTTGTTTCATCTATTAACCAGGTGATCAAAATACCACGGATAACTTCCTTAAATGAATTACTTCCTTTCAATGAAGCGAAAAATATCTTATTACAGTCATTTTCAAAACCTATGACCTTGAAAAAAATTCCAACTATTCACGCATCTGGTCATACACTATCACAACCGGTCTATTCGAATCGTACAAATCCACCGGTATTACTGAGTGGACCGGATGGAATAGCAGTAAAGAGTATTGAAACGTTATTGGCGAGCCAGAAAAATCCTGTGTTAGTTCATGCTGTAAGAGTGAATACCGGGATGCCTATGCCGGAGGGATATGATGCTGTTATCATGATTGAAGAAGTCACGGAAATCGAGGAATCATGTTTCAGGATACACACTCCAGTTACTCCATATCAGAATACCATTTCTCAAGGGATTGATATTCAAAAAGGCGATATTGTTCTTGATGCTGGACATGCCATCAATTCTTTTGATATCGGCGCATTACTGAGCTATGGAATCCTGGAAGTTCCGGTGTTGCATATACAGGTAGGGTTGATTGCAACCGGCGATGAAATTATTCCTTTACAGAAAATACCACTTCCCGGACAGATTGTAGATTCAAATTCCCACATGATAGCATCTTATCTTGAAGAAATTGGAATCACTCCCGTTTTTGGCCAGGTCGTTCCAGATGATCCCACATCAATTACTGAAGAAATCGAAAAAATTATTGATAAATGTGATCTGGTTCTGATCTTTGGAGGATCTTCAGCTGGATCAAAAGATTTCACGGTAGATGCCATTGCTGATGGAGGAGAACTCATGTTTCATGGAGTTGGTATGGCTCCGGGAAAACCTGTATCACTTAGCTCAATGCATGGAAAACCAGTAATTGGAATGCCAGGCCCTTCTATAGGTTCTCTGATTGTTCTCTATGAGATGATTTATCCTCTTTTAACGAACTGGGGATTGTCAATTCCCCCAAGTGTCTATGTAAAAGGAAAACTTATGGAGACTGTTCTTCCTTTTCCTGGATTTGATCTCTTTCTCATGATGAAAGTCACAATGAATGATGGAGTAAATGAGATAACTCCTGTTCCAAGAGTGTTTGGTCATATGATGGGAGTCAGGGCTAATGCAATTCTTCATGTTAATGAAGGTTCAGAATCTTTAGAAAAAGGGAGCTTTGTATCTGTAAAAATGACCAGAATCAGGTAATGATATTAAAATCATAGAATCTATTTTTTCTGCGATCCACGTCTCCTGATAGATAATTATCACAAGTTACTGATCATAACATTGAATCAATCACAATTGACTCGTTTCAAAATCAAACCACTATTATTATTTAACCATTTGAACAAATCATCTTAGTACATTAAATGAAGTAACATGTGAATAGGAGTTAACTTAATGAAAAATAATGTATTTCTAGCATTTGTTGTGCTGATTATCACCATTGCCTGCATTTTTCCCATGTCTGCAGATACTCAGGCATCTGAACGGACGATTTCTGATGCTCTTGGCAGAGAACTTACTATCCCTGCAGAGATCACCGGAGTTGTAAGTACTGCCCCGCCAACAACGATGACCCTGTACCTGATTGCACCGGATCTCATGCTTGGATGGAACTCTGAACTCACCCCCCTCCAGAAAAAGTATATTCCTAAGCAGTATCAGAGCATCCCCGTCGTCGGAGGATGGTTTGGAAAAACTGATGGTAATTTTGAGACATTCATCAAACTCAATCCAGACATCATCCTTGAAGGCAGAACCATCACCGGAGACCCGGTAGATGTCAATGCTGTTGAGGATAGACAGTCACAATTCGGGGATATCCCACTCATAACAGTTCAGGATACTGCAAATATATCTGGGTATGCAAAATCGATCTCCTTTATTGGTGATGTCCTGAATAAGAAAGAAAAATCAGATGCTCTGGCTGCATATTATCAGACTGCGTTAAAAACAGTCAAAGATATAGTCTCGACTATTCCTGAAGGAGAGAAGATCAAGGTCTATTATGCAGAAGGGCCGGATGGTCTTGCAACCGATCCAAGCGGATCCCAGCATGCAATGCTCATTGACTATTGTGGTGGTAAAAATGTTGCCGAGACGACGATAACACCAGGATATGGTATGACTCCTGTCTCACTTGAACAGGTGTTAAGCTGGAATCCGGAGGTTATCATCGCCAGTGATTCAAAATTCGCCTCATCAGTTCTCACCGATTCGCTCTGGAAAGATGTCCCTGCAGTTCAGTCAGGCAGAGTATACGGAGTCCCCGTTTCACCATTCTCCTGGTTTGACCGCCCACCAGGAACGAACCAGATTCCTGGGCTGTACTGGATGCTCCACACCCTGTACCCGGAGAAATTTTCTACCGAACAGCTGAAAGAGAAGATTACTGAATTTTATTCATCATTCTATGGAGTAGAGGTATCTGCACCAGAGCTGGATGGTCTGCTCAGTGATGTTCCGGTTTACGAATGATGACATATGGAACAAAAAGATAACCCTAATATGGGGAAAAAAGATAGCAAACGTTTTTTAACGATTGCTGACACTATTTTTTCTCCCATTTATCCTGTTATTGCAGAACAGATCGTCACGAACACCGGTATTCATTCCGGGACAGCCCTTGATGTCGGGAGCGGCCCCGGGCATCTT comes from Methanospirillum hungatei and encodes:
- a CDS encoding molybdopterin molybdotransferase MoeA, which gives rise to MIEDLVSSINQVIKIPRITSLNELLPFNEAKNILLQSFSKPMTLKKIPTIHASGHTLSQPVYSNRTNPPVLLSGPDGIAVKSIETLLASQKNPVLVHAVRVNTGMPMPEGYDAVIMIEEVTEIEESCFRIHTPVTPYQNTISQGIDIQKGDIVLDAGHAINSFDIGALLSYGILEVPVLHIQVGLIATGDEIIPLQKIPLPGQIVDSNSHMIASYLEEIGITPVFGQVVPDDPTSITEEIEKIIDKCDLVLIFGGSSAGSKDFTVDAIADGGELMFHGVGMAPGKPVSLSSMHGKPVIGMPGPSIGSLIVLYEMIYPLLTNWGLSIPPSVYVKGKLMETVLPFPGFDLFLMMKVTMNDGVNEITPVPRVFGHMMGVRANAILHVNEGSESLEKGSFVSVKMTRIR
- a CDS encoding ABC transporter substrate-binding protein yields the protein MKNNVFLAFVVLIITIACIFPMSADTQASERTISDALGRELTIPAEITGVVSTAPPTTMTLYLIAPDLMLGWNSELTPLQKKYIPKQYQSIPVVGGWFGKTDGNFETFIKLNPDIILEGRTITGDPVDVNAVEDRQSQFGDIPLITVQDTANISGYAKSISFIGDVLNKKEKSDALAAYYQTALKTVKDIVSTIPEGEKIKVYYAEGPDGLATDPSGSQHAMLIDYCGGKNVAETTITPGYGMTPVSLEQVLSWNPEVIIASDSKFASSVLTDSLWKDVPAVQSGRVYGVPVSPFSWFDRPPGTNQIPGLYWMLHTLYPEKFSTEQLKEKITEFYSSFYGVEVSAPELDGLLSDVPVYE